The following are encoded in a window of Bradyrhizobium sp. WBOS07 genomic DNA:
- a CDS encoding ABC transporter ATP-binding protein, with protein MLRIEGLSAGYSTKPVLNHVSIDVGAGQFVAIVGPNGAGKTTLFKTISGIVKPSSGSITFDGVDLLAVPPPQRAHLGIAHVPEGRQVFPSLTVMENLEMGAMTESGRRDWQANIERIFDWLPVLKERRNQFAGTLSGGQQQMLAIGRGLASSPKLLMLDEPSMGLAPSTADFIFERLIDIRRQSGLTMLLVEQRVAEALESADHGYVLEAGHVVLQGNNATLRADDRVRKAYLGM; from the coding sequence ATGCTGCGAATTGAGGGATTGAGCGCAGGTTATTCGACGAAGCCCGTCCTGAACCACGTGTCGATCGATGTCGGCGCAGGTCAGTTCGTCGCGATCGTCGGCCCCAACGGCGCCGGCAAGACCACGTTGTTCAAGACCATCTCCGGCATCGTCAAGCCGAGCAGCGGATCGATCACCTTCGACGGCGTCGATCTGCTCGCGGTGCCGCCGCCGCAGCGCGCCCATCTCGGTATCGCCCATGTCCCGGAGGGACGCCAGGTCTTCCCGTCACTGACCGTGATGGAGAACCTGGAGATGGGTGCAATGACGGAGAGCGGCCGCCGCGACTGGCAGGCCAACATCGAGCGCATCTTCGACTGGCTGCCCGTGCTGAAGGAACGCCGCAACCAGTTCGCCGGCACGCTGTCCGGCGGCCAGCAGCAGATGCTCGCGATCGGCCGAGGCCTCGCCTCCTCGCCGAAGCTGTTGATGCTGGACGAACCCTCGATGGGGCTGGCGCCCTCGACCGCGGACTTCATCTTCGAGCGGCTGATCGATATCCGCCGCCAGTCCGGGCTGACCATGCTGCTGGTCGAGCAGCGCGTTGCGGAAGCGCTGGAATCCGCTGACCACGGCTATGTCCTCGAAGCCGGCCACGTCGTGCTCCAGGGCAACAACGCCACGCTGCGCGCCGACGACCGCGTGCGCAAAGCCTATCTCGGCATGTGA
- a CDS encoding ABC transporter substrate-binding protein, protein MSKTSKGKMANGLTRRTVLSGAAAVGLAGVARAQVPAEIKVGLIVPLSGIYTRPGQVMKMGAEMGIEHINAQGGIKALGGAKLKLVVIDCGDTTEKAKNAAQRMVAQEPDLVAATGAYLSSFTLAVTEVTERAELPVLTLSYSDLLTDRGFKYIFQTAATASRQSELGLPTLMKLAENASGKKPKTVAMLMDNTATSVATAKALKEKLFAQEGLQLVVEEVWTPPLSDATPLIQKVRSAKPDLLLFMPNAVSDAKLGLEKISEFGLGQGKIPTVSFSITIAEPDMLQSVSPETVQGIMTIVANWGSKGHEALIAELKAKYKEPWMTQNVISTYGDMWLMKEALEKAGKADRNAVAQAFRTMDAGPSKYYPGGQLKFDDKGRRVGAGVVIVQWQSGVPVTVYPPELAQAQPFWPKKS, encoded by the coding sequence ATGAGCAAGACTTCGAAAGGCAAGATGGCGAACGGACTGACCCGCCGGACCGTGCTGTCCGGTGCCGCCGCCGTCGGCCTCGCCGGCGTGGCGCGCGCGCAAGTCCCGGCGGAGATCAAGGTCGGACTGATCGTGCCATTGTCAGGCATCTACACCCGCCCCGGCCAGGTCATGAAGATGGGCGCCGAGATGGGCATCGAGCACATCAACGCGCAGGGGGGCATCAAGGCGCTCGGCGGCGCCAAGCTTAAGCTGGTCGTGATCGACTGCGGCGACACCACCGAGAAGGCCAAGAACGCGGCGCAGCGCATGGTGGCACAGGAGCCCGACCTCGTCGCCGCAACCGGCGCCTATCTCTCCTCCTTCACGCTCGCGGTCACGGAAGTGACCGAGCGCGCCGAACTGCCGGTGCTGACGCTGTCCTACTCGGACCTTCTGACCGACCGTGGCTTCAAATACATCTTCCAGACCGCCGCGACCGCGAGCCGCCAGTCCGAGCTCGGCCTGCCGACATTGATGAAGCTCGCCGAGAACGCCTCCGGCAAGAAGCCGAAGACCGTGGCGATGCTGATGGACAACACCGCGACCTCGGTCGCCACCGCCAAGGCGCTCAAGGAGAAGCTGTTCGCGCAGGAAGGTCTCCAGCTCGTCGTCGAGGAAGTCTGGACCCCGCCGCTGTCGGATGCGACGCCGCTGATCCAGAAGGTGCGCTCGGCCAAGCCCGACCTGCTGCTGTTCATGCCGAATGCGGTGTCGGACGCCAAGCTTGGCCTCGAGAAGATCAGCGAGTTCGGGCTCGGCCAGGGCAAGATCCCGACCGTGTCCTTCAGCATCACCATCGCCGAGCCCGATATGCTGCAGAGCGTCAGCCCGGAGACCGTACAGGGCATCATGACCATCGTCGCCAATTGGGGCTCGAAGGGCCACGAGGCGCTGATCGCCGAGCTCAAGGCCAAATACAAGGAGCCCTGGATGACGCAGAACGTCATCTCGACCTATGGCGACATGTGGCTGATGAAGGAAGCGCTGGAGAAGGCCGGCAAGGCCGATCGCAATGCGGTCGCGCAGGCTTTCCGCACCATGGATGCCGGCCCGTCGAAATATTACCCGGGCGGCCAGCTCAAGTTCGACGACAAGGGCCGCCGCGTCGGCGCCGGCGTCGTCATCGTGCAATGGCAATCGGGCGTGCCTGTCACCGTTTATCCGCCCGAGCTCGCACAGGCGCAGCCGTTCTGGCCGAAGAAATCCTGA
- a CDS encoding ABC transporter substrate-binding protein, translated as MTAKSKTTISRRTLLAGASGTLIASRAAWAQQPAEVKVGLLVPISGLYARPGTVMREGAEMAIDHINAQGGVKALGGAKLKLVVLDSGDTTEKAKNAAQRMVAQETDLVAASGAYLSSFTLAVTEVTERANLPMLTLSYSDLITERGFKYVFQTAATAGSQARQALPQIIKLAETAAGKRPKTVAILTDNTGASIASAKAMRDGLLAENQLQLIVDETFTPPLADATSLVQKIRSAKPDLLFFLPTVISDAKLLLEKMNEFGLGQGKIPTISFGIAIAEPDMLQTVSPELLQGVLTCVASWGAKGHEALIAELKTRYKEPWMTQNAISTYGDMWVIKDALEKAGKADRVAVGEALRTMDGGPSKYYPLGEIKFDEKGRRVGAGMTIVQWQSGVPVTVFPPELALAKPFWPKS; from the coding sequence ATGACTGCAAAGAGCAAGACCACGATCTCTCGCCGAACATTGCTGGCCGGTGCCTCCGGCACGCTGATCGCATCCCGCGCTGCCTGGGCGCAGCAGCCTGCCGAGGTAAAGGTCGGCCTGCTGGTGCCGATCTCCGGGCTCTACGCCCGCCCGGGAACGGTGATGCGCGAGGGCGCCGAGATGGCGATCGACCACATCAACGCGCAAGGCGGCGTCAAGGCGCTCGGCGGCGCCAAGCTGAAGCTCGTGGTGCTCGATTCCGGCGACACCACCGAGAAGGCCAAGAACGCCGCGCAACGCATGGTGGCGCAGGAGACCGACCTGGTCGCGGCGAGCGGTGCCTATCTGTCCTCGTTCACGCTCGCGGTCACCGAGGTGACCGAGCGCGCCAACCTGCCCATGCTCACCCTCTCCTACTCTGACCTGATCACCGAGCGTGGGTTCAAATACGTGTTCCAGACCGCCGCCACCGCGGGGTCGCAGGCACGGCAAGCATTGCCGCAGATCATCAAGCTGGCGGAGACGGCCGCGGGCAAGCGGCCGAAGACGGTCGCGATCCTCACCGACAACACCGGCGCCTCGATCGCCTCCGCCAAGGCGATGCGCGATGGCCTGCTGGCCGAGAACCAGCTGCAGCTGATCGTCGACGAGACGTTTACGCCGCCGCTCGCCGACGCGACCTCGCTGGTGCAGAAAATCCGTTCCGCCAAGCCGGACCTGCTGTTCTTCCTGCCCACGGTGATCTCGGACGCAAAACTGCTGCTCGAGAAGATGAACGAGTTCGGCCTCGGTCAGGGCAAGATCCCGACGATCTCGTTCGGCATCGCGATCGCCGAACCGGACATGCTGCAGACCGTCAGCCCAGAACTGCTGCAGGGCGTTCTGACCTGCGTCGCGAGCTGGGGCGCCAAGGGCCATGAGGCGCTGATCGCCGAGTTGAAGACTCGCTACAAGGAGCCGTGGATGACGCAGAACGCGATCTCCACCTATGGCGACATGTGGGTGATCAAGGACGCGCTGGAGAAAGCCGGCAAGGCCGATCGCGTCGCCGTCGGCGAAGCGCTCCGCACCATGGATGGCGGGCCCTCGAAATACTATCCGCTAGGCGAGATCAAGTTCGACGAGAAGGGCCGCCGCGTCGGTGCCGGCATGACCATCGTGCAGTGGCAATCCGGCGTGCCGGTCACGGTGTTTCCGCCGGAGCTCGCGCTGGCGAAGCCGTTCTGGCCAAAAAGCTGA
- a CDS encoding carboxymuconolactone decarboxylase family protein yields the protein MDKATYDRGLEIRKSVLGNEFVDKAIASADEFNRPMQDLTTEYCWGYVWGREGLTLKTRSFLNLAMLCALNRPHELKTHVRGALANGATKEEIREVFMQVAIYCGVPAGVDAFRNAKEVFAELDKK from the coding sequence ATGGACAAGGCGACCTACGACCGCGGCCTCGAAATCCGCAAGAGCGTGCTCGGCAACGAGTTCGTCGACAAGGCGATCGCGTCGGCCGACGAGTTCAACCGCCCAATGCAGGACCTCACCACGGAATATTGCTGGGGCTACGTCTGGGGCCGCGAGGGCCTTACACTGAAGACCCGCAGCTTCCTGAACCTCGCGATGCTGTGCGCGCTCAACCGCCCGCACGAGCTGAAGACTCATGTCCGCGGCGCACTCGCCAACGGCGCGACCAAGGAGGAGATCCGCGAGGTCTTCATGCAGGTCGCGATCTATTGCGGCGTGCCGGCCGGCGTCGATGCCTTCCGCAACGCGAAGGAGGTCTTCGCCGAGCTCGACAAGAAGTAG
- a CDS encoding SDR family oxidoreductase yields MKGKWALVTGATAGLGLAVAEGLAGAGANIVLHDLAQPKQAADDLRARFGIETIAAGADLSRREAIETMMTDLRDRCGAIDVLVNNAVVRHFAAIEQFPPDRWDEALAVNLSAPFHLIRLALPAMKQRGWGRIINMGSIYSSRAVEHRIDYVTTKTAIAGMTRAVAIETARSGITCNTLCPGTLPTPAILNKIAGMAESSSRPVAEVTRDYLGERQPTQRFIEMDAVAAMVVFLCGPAANDVTGASLPIDGGWSVA; encoded by the coding sequence ATGAAGGGCAAATGGGCGCTCGTGACCGGTGCGACGGCAGGCCTCGGCCTTGCGGTCGCGGAAGGCCTTGCCGGCGCGGGCGCCAACATTGTCCTGCACGACCTCGCTCAGCCGAAGCAGGCTGCAGACGATCTGCGCGCCCGCTTCGGCATTGAGACGATCGCAGCCGGCGCCGACCTGTCGCGCCGCGAAGCGATCGAGACCATGATGACGGATCTGCGCGACCGCTGCGGCGCCATCGACGTCCTCGTCAACAACGCCGTCGTCAGGCATTTCGCCGCGATCGAGCAGTTTCCGCCCGACCGCTGGGACGAGGCGCTGGCCGTCAATTTGTCGGCGCCGTTCCACCTCATCCGCCTGGCGCTGCCGGCGATGAAGCAGCGCGGCTGGGGCCGGATCATCAATATGGGCTCGATCTATTCGAGCCGCGCGGTCGAGCACCGCATCGACTACGTCACCACCAAGACGGCGATCGCAGGCATGACCCGCGCCGTCGCCATCGAGACGGCGCGCAGCGGCATCACCTGCAACACTCTCTGCCCCGGCACGCTGCCGACGCCGGCCATCCTGAACAAGATCGCGGGGATGGCGGAAAGCAGCAGCCGTCCCGTCGCGGAGGTCACGCGCGACTATCTCGGCGAGCGCCAGCCCACGCAGCGCTTCATCGAGATGGACGCCGTCGCGGCCATGGTCGTCTTCCTCTGCGGCCCCGCCGCAAACGACGTCACCGGCGCCAGCCTGCCGATCGACGGGGGCTGGTCCGTGGCATGA
- a CDS encoding SDR family oxidoreductase — MTERSGQTAVLTGAAGGMGRAITKALLDSGRRVVLVDRDAKALEQLAATAGDAVVPIQLDVSDAKAVDRLPDAIPAHFKPVDILINNAGHDIGGRTRFDIGCADDWSNIIQTNLIGLMRVTRAILPGMVQRNAGHIVNISSINAVRIVPDMAAYSTSKAGVHMFTETLRGELADTAIRVTELQPGLTRTNIILTRYRGDQQKEKEYFDQFRMALDPADIARSIVFALDQPAHVQIAEMMILPVNRY, encoded by the coding sequence ATGACTGAGCGATCAGGCCAGACCGCCGTGCTCACGGGCGCCGCCGGCGGCATGGGGCGCGCCATCACCAAGGCGCTGCTGGACAGCGGCCGCCGCGTCGTGCTGGTCGATCGCGACGCCAAGGCGCTTGAACAACTGGCGGCGACGGCAGGCGATGCGGTGGTCCCGATCCAGCTTGACGTCAGCGATGCCAAGGCTGTCGATCGCCTGCCCGATGCCATTCCCGCTCATTTCAAGCCGGTCGATATCCTCATCAACAATGCCGGCCACGACATCGGCGGCCGGACGCGCTTCGACATCGGTTGTGCCGACGACTGGTCCAACATCATCCAGACCAATCTGATCGGCCTGATGCGCGTCACCCGCGCGATCCTGCCCGGGATGGTCCAGCGCAACGCCGGCCATATCGTCAACATCAGCTCGATCAACGCGGTGCGGATCGTGCCCGACATGGCCGCCTACAGCACCAGCAAGGCGGGCGTGCACATGTTCACCGAGACCCTCCGCGGCGAGCTCGCGGACACCGCGATCCGGGTCACCGAGCTGCAGCCCGGGCTGACCCGCACCAACATCATCCTGACCCGCTACCGCGGCGATCAGCAGAAGGAAAAGGAATATTTCGACCAGTTCAGAATGGCGCTCGATCCGGCCGATATCGCGCGGTCGATCGTGTTCGCCCTCGACCAGCCCGCCCACGTTCAAATTGCCGAAATGATGATTCTGCCTGTAAACCGGTACTGA
- a CDS encoding GntR family transcriptional regulator, with the protein MERRRELQSTLRIEDVPTVRAMVAQKLRAAIMSGTLKPGQRLVERELCEMMGVSRPSIREALRALEADGLVNTVPHRGPVVSTISLEEARQLYAARAVLEGFAGRECARLHDPEVARRIGDALTRLKAAAAKQDLVGSLEAKTDFYAALIGGCRNAFIERMLKPLHDRIQLLRITSMSQPKRINKSLREVTAIWRAIQNGDPDLAERCCVDHINAAAVAALDMIEKSSAAKEAAPTDD; encoded by the coding sequence ATGGAAAGACGCCGCGAATTGCAGTCGACACTCCGCATCGAGGACGTCCCGACCGTCCGGGCGATGGTGGCGCAGAAGCTGCGTGCGGCGATCATGTCGGGAACGCTGAAGCCCGGCCAGCGCCTGGTCGAGCGCGAGCTCTGCGAGATGATGGGCGTCAGCCGTCCCTCGATCCGCGAGGCGCTGCGGGCGCTCGAGGCCGACGGGCTGGTCAACACGGTCCCGCACCGCGGCCCTGTTGTGTCCACGATCAGCCTGGAAGAGGCGCGGCAGCTCTACGCCGCACGCGCGGTGCTCGAAGGCTTCGCCGGACGCGAATGCGCGCGGCTGCACGATCCCGAGGTGGCACGCCGGATCGGCGACGCCCTGACGCGGCTGAAGGCCGCCGCCGCCAAGCAGGATCTCGTCGGCAGCCTCGAAGCCAAGACCGATTTCTACGCAGCGCTGATCGGCGGCTGCCGCAATGCGTTCATCGAGCGCATGCTCAAGCCGCTGCACGATCGCATCCAGCTGCTGCGGATCACCTCGATGTCGCAGCCGAAGCGGATCAACAAGAGCCTGCGCGAAGTCACTGCGATCTGGCGAGCGATCCAGAACGGCGACCCGGATCTCGCCGAACGCTGCTGCGTCGACCACATCAATGCGGCTGCGGTGGCAGCGCTCGACATGATCGAAAAATCGTCGGCGGCCAAGGAGGCGGCGCCTACCGACGACTAG
- a CDS encoding tripartite tricarboxylate transporter substrate-binding protein: MTFLVRSLILFLLLYPCGAAIADDYPARPITVIVPFSAGGPGDVIARILGSAMSATLKQSIVIENVVGAGGTLGTNRVAKAAPDGYTLLLMHVGQATAPALYAKLPFDPVGDFAPIGLVTDVPMILVARPNYPAKDLGELITQIRKAGDKVTFGNVGLGSASQLCGLMFMSATDTKLTPIYYKGGGPALNDVIAGHIDVYCDPATGPTPYIQSNTIKGYAITSKTRVATLPEVPTSTESGVPEFDVTTWYGLYAPKGTPKPVIDHLVAALQAALRDPALISRFAELSMAPVESERATPEALEAFLKAEIGKWKRIIKAAGIDPQ, from the coding sequence ATGACGTTTCTCGTACGATCGCTGATCCTGTTCCTCCTGCTCTATCCCTGCGGCGCGGCGATCGCGGACGACTACCCCGCCCGCCCGATCACGGTCATCGTGCCGTTCTCCGCCGGCGGGCCCGGCGACGTCATCGCGCGCATCCTCGGCAGCGCCATGAGCGCGACGCTGAAACAATCCATCGTCATCGAAAATGTCGTCGGCGCCGGCGGCACGCTCGGCACCAACCGCGTCGCCAAGGCGGCCCCTGACGGCTATACGTTGCTGCTGATGCATGTCGGCCAGGCCACGGCACCTGCCCTTTACGCCAAGCTGCCGTTCGACCCAGTCGGCGACTTCGCGCCGATCGGGCTCGTCACCGACGTTCCGATGATCCTGGTGGCGCGGCCGAACTATCCCGCCAAGGACCTCGGCGAGCTCATCACGCAGATTCGCAAGGCCGGCGACAAGGTTACTTTCGGTAATGTCGGTCTCGGCTCGGCATCGCAGCTCTGCGGCCTGATGTTCATGAGCGCTACGGATACCAAGCTCACCCCGATCTACTACAAGGGCGGCGGACCGGCGCTGAACGACGTCATCGCCGGCCACATCGACGTCTATTGCGATCCCGCGACCGGACCGACGCCCTACATCCAGTCGAACACGATCAAGGGCTACGCGATCACCAGCAAGACGCGCGTTGCAACGCTGCCTGAGGTGCCGACCTCGACGGAATCCGGCGTTCCCGAATTCGACGTGACGACTTGGTATGGCCTGTACGCGCCGAAGGGGACGCCGAAACCGGTGATCGACCATCTCGTCGCCGCCTTGCAGGCGGCGCTGAGAGACCCCGCACTGATCAGCCGCTTTGCCGAGCTCAGCATGGCTCCCGTCGAATCCGAGCGTGCGACGCCGGAAGCGCTCGAAGCGTTCTTGAAAGCCGAGATCGGCAAATGGAAACGGATCATCAAAGCCGCTGGCATCGATCCGCAGTAG